In Pseudofrankia saprophytica, one genomic interval encodes:
- a CDS encoding DUF1003 domain-containing protein — translation MSITTTANRVVSRRAAERLDIPVASRVTLLPRPVNREAFSRGAERIARYLGTGRYLAIQTVIVIVWIALNIAIPLMRWDPYPFILLNLAFSTQAAYAAPLILLAQNRQDDRDRAGLAEDRAAALRAREDTEFLAREVASLRLAQSDAATRQYLRGELAHQLDDLREDLRGLVLDAVRATLSASETVPAGAGAPGKLDAGLEPADTVSTGTQGRRGGRGGDRSTGGRGGGRRASGERHRAAPGAPAAAAMRVSRSSGRGPGGEPFGNADHGG, via the coding sequence ATGAGCATCACGACCACGGCCAACCGCGTCGTGTCCCGCCGAGCGGCGGAGCGTCTTGACATTCCGGTGGCCAGCCGCGTGACGCTGCTGCCGCGACCGGTCAACCGCGAGGCGTTCAGTCGCGGCGCCGAGCGCATCGCCCGCTACCTCGGGACCGGGCGCTATCTGGCCATCCAGACGGTGATCGTGATCGTGTGGATCGCGCTCAACATCGCGATCCCGCTCATGCGCTGGGACCCGTACCCCTTCATCCTGCTGAATCTCGCCTTCTCCACCCAGGCGGCGTACGCGGCCCCGCTCATCCTGCTGGCGCAGAACCGCCAGGACGACCGGGACCGGGCGGGGCTCGCCGAGGACCGCGCGGCGGCGCTGCGGGCCAGGGAGGACACCGAGTTCCTCGCCCGGGAGGTCGCGTCGCTGCGGCTGGCGCAGAGCGACGCGGCGACTCGTCAGTACCTGCGGGGCGAGCTCGCCCACCAGCTCGACGACCTGCGTGAGGACCTGCGTGGCCTGGTCCTCGACGCGGTGCGTGCCACCCTGTCCGCGTCCGAGACCGTTCCGGCCGGTGCGGGGGCGCCCGGCAAGCTGGACGCCGGGCTCGAGCCGGCTGACACCGTGTCGACCGGGACGCAGGGGCGTCGCGGCGGACGCGGCGGTGACCGGTCCACGGGTGGCCGTGGCGGTGGCCGCCGCGCGAGCGGCGAGCGGCACCGGGCGGCGCCCGGTGCTCCGGCCGCCGCCGCCATGAGGGTGTCGCGCTCGAGCGGTCGCGGACCCGGCGGTGAACCGTTCGGTAATGCCGACCACGGTGGGTGA
- a CDS encoding RecQ family ATP-dependent DNA helicase, translating into MPAQADAAAGTEPGTAVSTDAAPAAEMLSVGPEAAGVPARSARAVGEVRSSGGRERAEELLRQLAGPHARLRADQWQAIDALVNGRQRVLLVQRTGWGKSAVYFLATALLRERGAAASHGSAPTATPAEPVPDEPWPDEPADPDDFYGDGGYDSAYDEAGPADYDESSVPPVPDDLAAGWAAGELGAARRPAWAAAARDHAPKGATGSMPGQPRAASGRVGPTVIVSPLLALIRNQAQAAARLGIRAGEIHSGNVTEWDEVYAALRAGELDVLLVGPERLNNPSFREDYLPELAATTGLLVIDEAHCISDWGHDFRPDYRRLRTLIAGLGAGVPVLATTATANSRVVDDVAEQLGGTAGRGGAAADGGGDRAGEAETLVLRGSLDRESLRLAVVELPSAEARFGWLAEHLDRLPGSGIVYTLTKPAAEELTVFLRARGFAVAVYHGGTEAAERIAAEEDLLANRVKALVATSALGMGFDKPDLGFVVHVGAPSSPISYYQQIGRAGRAVEKAEVVLLPAAEDRDIWKYFADTSFPPEAVVRDVLATLGQAGRTMSTQALLAAVNIGSGRLESMLKVLDVDGAVRRVKGGWTATGQPWHYEAERYARLSVARAAEQRAMLDYIATTGCRMEFLRRQLDDPYAAACGRCDRCTGQSWDTAVSQAARELARAELRRPGVVVEPRKMWPTGMKTLGVSLSGRIPAGVAAEPGRALARLNDIGWGNRLRPMFTPGSADGPVPDDLVDAVVTTLKAWDWSRRPAAVVAMPSRSRPQLAASLAGRIAAVGRLPLLGALDRIADSPPAGTVHNSAHRLAGLVGAFAVPPAVAAGLGRAGGPVLLVDDLIVTGWTMTVAARLLREAGAPAVLPFALALETG; encoded by the coding sequence ATGCCAGCACAGGCGGATGCCGCGGCGGGCACGGAGCCGGGCACAGCGGTGAGTACGGACGCCGCCCCGGCCGCGGAGATGTTGTCGGTCGGTCCTGAGGCGGCCGGGGTTCCTGCTCGGTCGGCGCGGGCGGTCGGGGAGGTCCGTTCCTCGGGCGGGCGGGAGCGGGCCGAGGAACTGCTGCGGCAGCTCGCCGGCCCGCACGCCCGGCTGCGCGCGGACCAGTGGCAGGCGATCGACGCGCTGGTGAACGGGCGCCAGCGGGTGCTGCTGGTTCAGCGCACCGGATGGGGCAAGTCCGCCGTGTACTTCCTCGCGACCGCGCTGCTGCGGGAACGGGGCGCCGCCGCCTCCCACGGCTCCGCGCCGACCGCCACGCCCGCCGAGCCGGTGCCCGACGAGCCCTGGCCGGACGAGCCGGCGGACCCGGACGACTTCTACGGGGACGGCGGTTACGACAGCGCGTACGACGAGGCCGGGCCGGCCGACTACGACGAGAGCTCCGTTCCGCCGGTGCCGGACGATCTGGCAGCGGGCTGGGCCGCCGGCGAGCTCGGCGCGGCCCGGCGGCCGGCGTGGGCCGCGGCCGCGCGCGACCACGCCCCCAAGGGGGCCACGGGAAGCATGCCGGGACAGCCGCGTGCCGCCTCCGGCCGGGTTGGGCCCACCGTCATCGTCTCGCCGCTGCTCGCGCTGATCCGCAACCAGGCCCAGGCCGCGGCGCGGCTGGGCATCCGAGCCGGTGAGATCCACTCCGGCAACGTGACCGAGTGGGACGAGGTGTACGCGGCGCTGCGCGCCGGCGAGCTCGATGTCCTGCTCGTCGGGCCCGAGCGGCTCAACAACCCGTCGTTCCGGGAGGACTACCTGCCCGAGCTCGCCGCCACCACCGGCCTGCTCGTGATCGACGAGGCGCACTGCATCTCCGACTGGGGCCACGACTTCCGTCCCGACTACCGCCGGCTGCGCACGCTCATCGCGGGCCTCGGCGCCGGCGTGCCGGTCCTCGCGACGACCGCGACGGCGAACAGCAGGGTCGTCGACGACGTCGCCGAGCAGCTCGGCGGCACCGCGGGGCGAGGCGGGGCCGCCGCCGACGGCGGGGGCGATCGGGCGGGGGAGGCCGAGACGCTGGTGCTGCGGGGCTCGCTGGACCGGGAGAGCCTGCGGCTGGCCGTCGTCGAGCTGCCGTCGGCCGAGGCCCGGTTCGGCTGGCTCGCCGAGCACCTCGACCGGCTGCCCGGCTCCGGGATCGTCTACACGCTCACCAAGCCGGCCGCCGAGGAGCTGACCGTCTTCCTGCGCGCGCGGGGCTTTGCCGTCGCCGTCTATCACGGTGGCACCGAGGCGGCCGAGCGCATCGCGGCGGAGGAGGACCTCCTCGCCAATCGGGTGAAGGCGCTGGTCGCGACCTCGGCGCTCGGGATGGGGTTCGACAAGCCCGATCTCGGTTTCGTCGTCCACGTCGGCGCGCCGAGCTCGCCGATCAGTTATTACCAGCAGATCGGCCGGGCCGGCCGCGCCGTCGAGAAGGCGGAGGTCGTGCTCCTGCCGGCCGCCGAGGACCGCGACATCTGGAAGTACTTCGCCGACACCTCCTTCCCGCCGGAGGCGGTCGTGCGCGACGTGCTCGCCACCCTCGGCCAGGCGGGCAGGACGATGTCCACGCAGGCGCTCCTGGCCGCGGTGAACATCGGGTCGGGCCGGCTCGAGTCGATGCTGAAGGTTCTCGACGTCGACGGCGCGGTCCGCCGGGTGAAGGGCGGCTGGACGGCGACCGGGCAGCCGTGGCACTACGAGGCGGAGCGCTATGCACGTCTTTCCGTGGCCAGGGCCGCCGAACAGCGGGCGATGCTCGACTACATCGCCACCACCGGCTGCCGGATGGAGTTCCTGCGCCGCCAGCTCGACGACCCGTACGCCGCGGCGTGCGGGCGCTGCGACCGGTGCACCGGTCAGTCCTGGGACACCGCGGTGTCCCAGGCGGCGCGGGAGCTGGCGCGCGCCGAGCTGCGCCGCCCCGGCGTCGTCGTCGAGCCGCGCAAGATGTGGCCGACCGGGATGAAGACGCTGGGGGTGAGCCTGTCGGGGCGGATCCCGGCCGGCGTCGCCGCCGAGCCGGGCCGGGCGCTGGCCCGGCTCAACGACATCGGCTGGGGCAACCGGCTGCGCCCGATGTTCACCCCGGGCAGCGCGGACGGGCCGGTGCCCGACGACCTGGTGGATGCGGTCGTCACCACGCTCAAGGCCTGGGACTGGTCGCGCCGCCCCGCCGCCGTGGTCGCGATGCCGTCACGGTCCCGGCCCCAGCTCGCCGCGAGCCTCGCCGGCCGGATCGCCGCCGTCGGCCGGCTGCCGCTGCTCGGGGCCCTCGACCGGATCGCCGACTCGCCACCGGCCGGCACCGTCCACAACAGCGCGCACCGGCTCGCCGGCCTGGTGGGCGCGTTCGCGGTCCCGCCGGCCGTCGCCGCCGGCCTCGGCCGGGCCGGCGGCCCGGTTCTCCTGGTCGACGACCTCATCGTCACCGGCTGGACGATGACGGTGGCTGCCCGCCTGCTCCGGGAGGCCGGCGCCCCCGCCGTGCTCCCGTTCGCCCTCGCGCTGGAGACCGGGTGA
- a CDS encoding SCO4848 family membrane protein encodes MTLSKRASWFLVAVGVWSWVIWPTFLRNIWKDDRSWHDGPTGFFLVHLVLTIVSLAVGTAVGWLGVRGLRGSTRAAVDTAAVDTAAVDAAALDAAALDVSRGRLSGR; translated from the coding sequence GTGACTCTGTCGAAGCGTGCGTCCTGGTTCCTGGTCGCGGTGGGTGTGTGGTCGTGGGTGATCTGGCCGACCTTCCTGCGCAACATCTGGAAGGACGACCGTTCCTGGCACGACGGCCCAACCGGTTTCTTTCTGGTCCATCTCGTTCTGACGATCGTGTCCCTCGCCGTCGGGACCGCCGTCGGCTGGCTCGGCGTCCGCGGTCTGCGCGGCTCCACCCGCGCCGCCGTCGACACAGCCGCCGTCGACACAGCCGCCGTCGACGCGGCCGCGCTCGACGCGGCCGCCCTCGACGTCAGTCGTGGGCGGCTGTCCGGGCGGTGA
- a CDS encoding GNAT family N-acetyltransferase, with protein sequence MGMDVLIRPAEDDDWPGIWPLWHTVVAAGETYPYDPQTSSEAGQAMWFAAPPAYTWVAVTPDGRFVGTYQLTPNQSKLGDHVANASFMVAAEARGLGVGRQLGVHCLDAARALGYRAMQFNAVVTTNIASLQLWRSLGFIIVGTVPRGFRHAVHGEVDMHIMHRFL encoded by the coding sequence ATGGGCATGGACGTGCTGATCCGACCGGCTGAGGACGACGACTGGCCGGGGATATGGCCGTTGTGGCACACGGTGGTCGCCGCGGGCGAGACCTATCCCTATGACCCGCAGACGTCGAGCGAGGCGGGCCAGGCGATGTGGTTCGCCGCGCCGCCGGCCTACACCTGGGTAGCCGTCACCCCGGATGGCCGGTTCGTCGGCACCTACCAACTCACGCCGAACCAGAGCAAGCTCGGCGACCACGTCGCGAACGCGAGCTTCATGGTCGCGGCCGAGGCGCGCGGCCTGGGCGTCGGGCGCCAGCTCGGTGTGCACTGCCTGGACGCGGCCCGCGCGCTCGGTTACCGGGCGATGCAGTTCAACGCAGTGGTGACCACCAACATCGCCTCGCTACAGCTGTGGCGCTCGCTCGGCTTCATCATCGTCGGCACCGTTCCCCGCGGTTTTCGGCACGCCGTCCACGGCGAGGTCGATATGCACATCATGCATCGTTTCCTTTGA
- a CDS encoding D-alanyl-D-alanine carboxypeptidase family protein, with protein MSVRPIANAAVAVVSLLLAVLVPVVLGLAVPGLLVLGSGPAAAASLTGPPSAAAPPETGQPRAASPLPAGLAAASWLVADAGTGEILAASGARVRDLPASTMKILTALVVLPALSPDLMVTVGKDAAEVDGTKVGLVPGQRYLVRDLATAMMIASGNDATLALVDAAGGREAVLARMNALAAALGATDTVAMDPTGLDAPGQLTSVRDLAVLGRAAIAEPAVSRYLTIPRASLPTRDGGRFEIQNHNLLLGTYEGTLGVKNGYTVAADATYVGAVRRGGRTLVVALLRTAPNYATDARALLDWGFANDGLVDPVGELPPARAVGARPGADRARAAGAPGGTGREDAGQRTDGDGYTAPAGAGREPPAAGSPDEGHTAGGGVGWVTWMALGLTVLASVLTALTRRRRARARPHPSRARRPRHLAHPRGARHRQAQHWHAPQDRHRPAGRQPTPRQRPPVETNDGSVTRRRREPDARP; from the coding sequence GTGAGCGTGCGTCCGATCGCCAACGCGGCGGTCGCGGTCGTCTCCTTGCTGTTGGCGGTACTGGTGCCCGTGGTGCTGGGGCTCGCGGTACCGGGACTCCTGGTGCTCGGGAGTGGCCCCGCCGCCGCGGCGTCCCTGACCGGACCCCCGAGCGCGGCGGCGCCACCGGAAACCGGTCAGCCCAGGGCCGCGAGTCCGCTGCCGGCGGGTCTCGCCGCCGCGAGCTGGCTCGTCGCCGACGCCGGCACCGGGGAGATTTTGGCGGCCAGCGGCGCGCGCGTGCGCGACCTGCCCGCCAGCACGATGAAGATCCTCACCGCGCTCGTCGTGCTGCCGGCGCTCTCGCCCGACCTGATGGTCACGGTGGGCAAGGACGCCGCCGAGGTCGACGGCACCAAGGTCGGGCTCGTTCCCGGCCAGCGCTACCTGGTCCGCGACCTGGCCACGGCGATGATGATCGCCAGCGGCAACGACGCCACGCTCGCTCTGGTCGACGCCGCCGGCGGCCGCGAGGCCGTGCTGGCCAGGATGAACGCGCTGGCCGCCGCGCTCGGCGCGACCGACACCGTCGCCATGGACCCGACCGGCCTCGACGCGCCGGGGCAGCTCACCTCGGTGCGTGACCTCGCCGTCCTGGGGCGGGCCGCGATCGCGGAGCCCGCCGTGAGCCGGTACCTCACCATCCCGCGCGCGTCGCTGCCCACCCGCGACGGCGGCCGCTTCGAGATCCAGAACCACAACCTGCTGCTCGGCACCTACGAGGGCACCCTCGGCGTGAAGAACGGATACACGGTCGCCGCCGACGCGACCTACGTCGGGGCCGTCCGCCGGGGCGGGCGGACCCTCGTCGTGGCGCTGCTGCGGACCGCGCCGAACTACGCCACCGACGCCCGCGCCCTGCTCGACTGGGGCTTCGCGAACGACGGTCTGGTCGATCCCGTCGGCGAGCTGCCCCCGGCTCGGGCCGTGGGCGCCCGCCCGGGTGCCGACCGCGCCCGGGCCGCCGGCGCGCCTGGCGGCACCGGGCGCGAGGACGCCGGGCAGCGGACCGACGGGGACGGGTACACCGCGCCAGCGGGCGCGGGCCGGGAGCCGCCGGCCGCCGGCAGTCCCGACGAGGGGCACACGGCCGGCGGGGGGGTCGGCTGGGTCACCTGGATGGCGCTTGGCCTGACCGTCCTCGCCAGCGTCCTCACGGCGCTCACCCGTCGCCGCCGGGCCCGGGCCCGGCCGCACCCGTCCCGTGCCCGCCGGCCTCGCCACCTGGCCCATCCGCGTGGTGCCCGCCACCGGCAGGCCCAGCACTGGCACGCCCCGCAGGACCGGCACCGTCCGGCGGGCCGGCAGCCGACGCCGCGCCAACGTCCGCCCGTCGAGACGAACGACGGCTCGGTCACCCGCCGGCGCCGGGAACCGGACGCCCGTCCCTGA
- a CDS encoding LysE family translocator produces MHALLVGLALGLLVAAQIGPMSLFLIRSTLRSGFTTGLAIGAGIATMDLLYAAAGAAGAAPVLTITSLRTVLGLCGAGVLAVLGLRTVWSALRVRAGGETELEVAAPRRAFVTALGATASNPLTIASWAALFAGASVAGATATTSGAIALVVGIGLGSLTSVSLLAGVTALTRRRLSPRAVRGIDVLAGLGMLGYAGLLTARTAAHD; encoded by the coding sequence ATGCACGCATTGCTTGTCGGGCTGGCGCTGGGGCTGCTGGTCGCGGCGCAGATCGGGCCGATGTCGTTGTTCCTGATCCGGTCCACGTTGCGCAGCGGTTTCACGACCGGGCTGGCCATCGGCGCGGGAATCGCCACGATGGACCTGCTCTACGCCGCCGCGGGCGCGGCCGGGGCCGCTCCCGTGCTGACCATCACCAGCCTGCGGACCGTGCTGGGGCTGTGCGGGGCGGGTGTGCTCGCCGTGCTCGGGCTGCGCACGGTGTGGAGCGCGCTGCGGGTCCGCGCCGGCGGCGAGACGGAGCTGGAGGTCGCCGCGCCGCGGCGGGCGTTCGTGACCGCGTTGGGCGCCACCGCGTCGAACCCGCTGACGATCGCGTCGTGGGCGGCGCTGTTCGCGGGAGCGTCGGTGGCCGGGGCCACGGCCACGACGAGCGGGGCGATCGCCCTGGTGGTGGGCATCGGCCTCGGCAGCCTGACCTCGGTGAGCCTGCTGGCCGGGGTGACCGCACTGACCCGCCGGCGGCTGTCGCCGCGGGCGGTGCGCGGGATCGACGTCCTGGCAGGTCTGGGCATGCTCGGCTATGCCGGCCTGCTCACCGCCCGGACAGCCGCCCACGACTGA